The proteins below are encoded in one region of Carassius auratus strain Wakin unplaced genomic scaffold, ASM336829v1 scaf_tig00054775, whole genome shotgun sequence:
- the LOC113090349 gene encoding sodium/calcium exchanger 2-like, translating into MTVEEEEARRIAEMGKPVLGERSRLEVVIEESYEFKSTVDKLIKKTNLALVIGTHSWREQFVEAVTVSAGDGDEDEEEGREERLPSCYDYIMHFVTVFWKVLFAFVPPTEYWNGWACFVVSITGIGLLTAVIGDLASHFGCTVGLRDTVTAVVFVALGTSIPDTFASKVAATQDQYADASIGNVTGSNAVNVFLGIGVAWSVAAVYWAVQGKSFNVDPGSLAFSVTLFTIFAFICMGVLLFRRRPSIGGELGGARVPRLLTTLLFLGLWFLYILFSSLEAYCHIEGF; encoded by the exons ATGactgtggaggaggaggaggccagGAGGATAGCGGAGATGGGGAAACCTGTCCTGGGGGAGCGCAGCCGGCTGGAGGTGGTGATCGAGGAGTCCTATGAATTTAAG AGCACCGTTGATAAACTGATCAAGAAGACGAACCTGGCGCTGGTGATCGGGACTCACTCCTGGCGAGAGCAGTTCGTGGAGGCTGTGACCGTCAGTGCAG GTGAtggagatgaagatgaagaggagggTCGAGAGGAGCGTCTCCCGTCCTGCTACGATTACATCATGCACTTCGTGACGGTGTTCTGGAAGGTTCTGTTCGCGTTCGTTCCGCCCACGGAGTACTGGAACGGCTGGGCCTGCTTCGTGGTGTCCATCACTGGAATCGGCCTCCTCACGGCCGTCATCGGAGACCTGGCGTCACACTTCGGCTGCACCGTGGGCCTCCGGGACACCGTCACCGCGGTGGTGTTCGTGGCCCTGGGCACCTCTATCCCAG ACACATTCGCCAGTAAAGTGGCTGCTACTCAGGACCAGTACGCAGACGCCTCCATCGGAAACGTCACGGGGAGCAACGCGGTCAACGTGTTTCTTGGCATCGGTGTGGCCTGGTCCGTGGCAGCGGTGTACTGGGCCGTCCAGGGAAAGAGCTTTAACGTGGATCCCGGCTCGCTGGCCTTCTCCGTCACCCTCTTCACTATTTTTGCCTTCATCTGCATGGGGGTGCTGCTCTTCCGGCGCCGGCCGTCTATCGGCGGAGAGCTGGGCGGCGCTCGTGTCCCGCGTTTGCTCACTACACTCCTCTTTCTGGGTCTGTGGTTCCTCTACATCCTCTTCTCCAGCCTTGAGGCCTACTGCCATATCGAGGGCTTCTGA